One genomic segment of Streptomyces sp. TLI_146 includes these proteins:
- a CDS encoding response regulator transcription factor encodes MPESAARTFTEQDPIRVFLLDDHEVVRRGLADLLDAEPDIRVVGDAGNVDQALARGPALRPDVAVLDVRLPDGNGIAVCRELRDQMPELACLMLTSFDDEEALLDAIMAGASGYVLKQIKGSDLVSAVRTVASGQSMLDPATTARLMRSLRADPAESPAVPSELASLSPRERDILALIGDGLTNREIGKKLYLSEKTVKNHISRLLAKLGVQRRVQAAVLASQLEQQDRSERPGA; translated from the coding sequence ATGCCAGAGTCAGCCGCACGCACGTTCACCGAGCAGGACCCCATCCGGGTGTTTCTGCTGGACGACCACGAGGTCGTTCGCCGCGGGCTGGCCGATCTCCTCGACGCCGAGCCGGACATCCGCGTCGTCGGTGACGCCGGCAACGTCGACCAGGCGCTCGCGCGAGGCCCCGCGCTGCGCCCCGATGTCGCTGTCCTGGATGTACGGCTGCCGGACGGCAACGGCATCGCGGTCTGCCGCGAGCTGCGCGACCAGATGCCGGAGCTGGCCTGTCTGATGCTGACCTCGTTCGACGACGAGGAGGCCCTGCTCGACGCGATCATGGCAGGCGCGTCCGGGTACGTCCTCAAACAGATCAAGGGATCCGACCTGGTCTCGGCGGTCCGCACGGTGGCCTCGGGCCAGTCGATGCTGGACCCCGCCACCACGGCCCGCCTGATGCGCTCGCTCCGGGCGGACCCCGCGGAGAGCCCCGCCGTGCCGTCCGAGCTGGCGAGCCTGTCGCCGCGGGAGAGAGACATCCTCGCGTTGATCGGCGATGGACTCACCAACCGTGAGATCGGCAAGAAGCTCTACCTGTCGGAGAAGACCGTCAAGAACCACATCTCCCGTCTCCTGGCCAAGCTCGGCGTGCAGCGCCGGGTCCAGGCAGCGGTCCTCGCCTCCCAACTGGAACAGCAGGACAGAAGCGAGCGCCCCGGCGCGTGA
- a CDS encoding universal stress protein, with the protein MTKPTTKRGIVVGVDGTEESMAALRWAAQQARVLHTDVVAVHAWEPIGPLHAPYAPASARPTAAEQRARAAQLLASTLRTAFGSRTDGTVRAVLAEGPPARMLLHHAHGALLLALGLKSRAEYGATPLGPVGRECLRHAAIPVVAVPVAERPARPDASARHTVVRPLLVRSDTARRTERGASPPTGPSSPSVAVR; encoded by the coding sequence ATGACAAAGCCCACCACCAAACGCGGCATCGTGGTCGGCGTCGACGGCACCGAGGAGTCGATGGCCGCACTGCGCTGGGCCGCCCAGCAAGCACGTGTGCTGCACACGGATGTGGTGGCCGTGCACGCCTGGGAGCCGATCGGCCCCCTCCACGCCCCCTACGCCCCGGCCTCAGCCCGCCCCACTGCCGCCGAACAGCGCGCCCGAGCCGCCCAGTTGCTCGCCTCGACGCTCCGCACGGCCTTCGGCTCGCGGACGGATGGAACCGTACGCGCCGTCCTGGCAGAAGGGCCGCCCGCACGGATGCTGCTCCACCACGCACACGGCGCCCTGCTGCTCGCACTGGGGCTCAAGTCCCGTGCGGAGTACGGGGCCACGCCGCTCGGGCCCGTCGGCCGCGAGTGTCTGCGCCATGCCGCGATCCCCGTGGTCGCCGTGCCCGTCGCCGAGCGGCCGGCGCGCCCGGACGCATCCGCACGCCACACCGTGGTACGCCCTCTCCTCGTCCGGAGCGACACCGCCCGGCGGACCGAACGCGGCGCCTCCCCTCCCACGGGTCCGTCATCGCCATCCGTGGCCGTGCGGTAA
- a CDS encoding universal stress protein, translating to MQRHITAGVDGSRESVDAADWAAREAVRRGLPLHLLHVDDEPTPPTGLPELDVPGARERTALDRVTVQLAQCHPGLEIHPVVAPGPPTATILEAAATSEMLVLGSRGFTGCAAFLVGSVALQAAARAAGPVVLVRAGECPEGERQGGSGTGAFRPVVLGLDLDHPCDELFAYAFDAAATRQAPLHVRHAWAVPLVPSADAVDPAAEKARALTAALARWRRKFPETEVVERTVHGRAGRQLVMASTRASLLVIGRRTDRLGPVAHTVIHHVLCPVAVVPHE from the coding sequence ATGCAACGCCACATCACCGCAGGCGTCGACGGTTCGCGCGAGAGCGTGGACGCGGCGGACTGGGCGGCCCGCGAAGCGGTGCGCCGTGGTCTGCCGCTGCACCTTCTCCATGTGGACGATGAACCCACCCCCCCGACGGGCCTGCCCGAACTGGACGTCCCGGGGGCGCGTGAGCGTACGGCGCTGGATCGAGTGACTGTCCAACTCGCCCAGTGCCACCCCGGCTTGGAGATCCATCCGGTCGTCGCGCCCGGTCCGCCGACGGCCACGATCCTGGAGGCAGCCGCCACCTCCGAGATGCTGGTCCTCGGCTCGCGCGGCTTCACCGGCTGTGCCGCGTTCCTCGTCGGCTCGGTCGCGTTGCAGGCGGCCGCGCGGGCCGCCGGCCCGGTCGTGCTCGTACGGGCGGGGGAGTGCCCCGAGGGCGAGCGGCAGGGCGGGTCGGGCACCGGAGCGTTCCGGCCCGTGGTCCTCGGCCTGGACCTGGACCACCCGTGCGACGAGCTGTTCGCGTACGCCTTCGATGCGGCGGCCACCCGCCAGGCGCCGCTCCATGTCCGGCACGCCTGGGCTGTTCCCCTGGTGCCGTCGGCGGACGCGGTGGACCCGGCGGCGGAGAAGGCCCGCGCCCTGACGGCCGCGCTGGCGCGGTGGCGGCGGAAGTTCCCCGAGACCGAGGTGGTGGAGCGCACGGTCCACGGCCGGGCCGGCCGCCAGTTGGTGATGGCCTCCACCCGTGCGAGTCTGCTGGTCATCGGCCGCCGCACCGACCGCCTCGGCCCGGTCGCCCACACCGTGATCCACCACGTGCTGTGCCCGGTGGCGGTGGTGCCGCACGAGTGA
- a CDS encoding nitroreductase family protein — MRDATTAPSLHNAQPWAFVFRPADDVLELHADPGRDLPYADPNGRALHISCGAALFTLRVAIAHRGREPEVLLLPDPARPGLLAVVRMLRTPHADADLDGLYPAVHRRHTSRHPFADTRVPQEVWDALTEAARAEGAELVVPGPWHVQSVLGLSEEARWYDAEDRDRAAELERWTRPGKDTSDRPVDGVPEYAFGPRQRVGGAVVRDFWAGRIVADGGTADFEAAPQLALLGTADDTPVAWLRSGQALQRVLLLATCHDLAAGLSSQALERGELRWAARDPISAMQHVQMVLRLGYGPMGARSPRRAVRDVLTIHQA; from the coding sequence GTGAGGGACGCCACGACCGCGCCCTCCCTGCACAATGCCCAGCCCTGGGCTTTCGTCTTCCGCCCGGCGGACGACGTGCTGGAACTGCACGCGGATCCGGGCCGAGACCTGCCGTACGCGGACCCGAACGGGCGGGCGCTGCACATCAGTTGCGGGGCGGCACTGTTCACGCTGCGGGTGGCGATCGCCCACCGGGGCCGGGAGCCGGAGGTGTTGCTGCTGCCCGATCCCGCCCGGCCGGGCCTGCTGGCGGTGGTGCGCATGCTCAGGACACCGCACGCCGACGCGGATCTGGACGGCCTCTACCCGGCCGTGCACCGCAGGCACACGAGCCGCCACCCGTTCGCCGACACCCGCGTTCCGCAGGAGGTCTGGGACGCGCTCACCGAAGCGGCACGGGCGGAGGGCGCTGAGCTGGTGGTGCCCGGACCGTGGCACGTCCAGTCGGTGCTGGGGCTGAGCGAGGAGGCTCGGTGGTACGACGCGGAGGACCGCGACCGCGCCGCCGAGCTGGAGCGGTGGACCCGGCCGGGCAAGGACACCTCGGACAGGCCCGTCGACGGCGTGCCCGAGTACGCCTTCGGCCCCCGCCAGCGGGTCGGGGGCGCCGTGGTGCGGGACTTCTGGGCCGGGCGGATCGTGGCGGACGGGGGCACCGCCGACTTCGAGGCCGCTCCCCAGCTCGCCCTGCTGGGCACCGCGGACGACACCCCGGTGGCCTGGCTGCGCTCGGGCCAGGCCCTGCAGCGCGTCCTGCTCCTCGCCACGTGTCACGATCTGGCGGCGGGCCTGAGCAGTCAGGCCCTGGAACGCGGGGAGCTGCGGTGGGCCGCCCGGGACCCCATCTCCGCCATGCAGCATGTGCAGATGGTCCTGAGGCTCGGCTACGGTCCGATGGGTGCGCGCAGCCCGCGGCGTGCTGTGCGGGACGTACTGACGATCCATCAGGCATGA
- a CDS encoding universal stress protein: protein MPYESGEAVAAMGMPLVVGVDGSASSLRALDWAADEAERLRLPLRIVHASLWERYEVAEPSAHGVAIPSAQVPDETLPSSAVARVRRRVPDLEVHAEEMAEDPETALLEQARNASALITGSRGRGPIAELLLGSVSLAVAARAHCPVIVVRGGEDNFKARHHRIVLGIGDSATTGAATLFAIREAQSRGCLLEAVRAWRCPANESVDDPLLAAGSAHEHRERATELIADALRDPVAGHPGVEVVPAACEGPAHKVLRDRSATADLLVLGARRRHGHLGLQLSRVSHTLLHHAGCPVAIVPQHG, encoded by the coding sequence ATGCCGTACGAGAGCGGAGAGGCGGTGGCTGCCATGGGCATGCCGTTGGTCGTGGGCGTCGACGGATCCGCGTCGAGCCTGCGTGCACTGGACTGGGCCGCGGACGAGGCGGAGCGCTTGAGGCTGCCCCTGCGGATCGTCCACGCCTCGCTCTGGGAGCGGTACGAGGTCGCCGAGCCGTCCGCACACGGCGTGGCGATCCCCTCGGCCCAGGTGCCGGACGAGACGCTGCCGAGCTCCGCGGTCGCGCGCGTTCGACGCCGCGTTCCCGACCTGGAGGTCCATGCCGAGGAGATGGCCGAGGATCCGGAGACCGCTCTGCTGGAGCAGGCCCGCAACGCCAGTGCGCTGATCACCGGGTCGCGCGGGCGGGGTCCCATCGCCGAGCTTCTCCTGGGGTCCGTGAGCCTCGCCGTGGCGGCCCGTGCGCACTGTCCTGTCATCGTGGTGCGCGGCGGCGAGGACAACTTCAAGGCCCGGCACCACCGCATCGTGCTCGGCATCGGGGACAGTGCCACCACCGGGGCGGCAACGCTGTTCGCCATCCGGGAGGCACAGTCACGCGGCTGCCTGCTGGAAGCCGTACGTGCCTGGCGCTGCCCGGCCAACGAGAGCGTGGACGATCCGCTACTGGCCGCCGGGTCCGCGCACGAGCACCGTGAACGGGCGACCGAGCTGATCGCCGACGCCCTGCGCGACCCCGTCGCCGGCCACCCCGGAGTCGAGGTCGTCCCCGCGGCCTGTGAGGGCCCGGCCCACAAGGTGCTTCGCGACCGGTCGGCCACGGCGGACCTCCTTGTCCTGGGTGCCCGGCGGCGCCACGGCCACCTCGGCCTCCAGTTGAGCCGGGTGTCCCACACCCTGCTTCACCACGCCGGCTGCCCGGTGGCCATCGTCCCCCAGCACGGCTGA
- a CDS encoding CBS domain-containing protein: protein MTSRYTVAMVMTQAVVTVSRSAHFKEIVTAMQRWRVTGVPVLEEDGRVAGVVSQADLPVKEEFHGHGPGLIEQAGRLADTRKAGSTRAADLMTSPAVTIGPDATLPQAARLMAHSHVKRLPVVDGTGRLVGIVSRADLLKVFLRSDDELAAQIRREVVVPLFPVSHRAIRIDVAHGIVTLRGDARDSGLIPTAARLVLGVEGVVDVKYELSASQHAC from the coding sequence ATGACCAGCAGGTACACCGTCGCCATGGTGATGACCCAAGCCGTCGTCACCGTGTCGCGCAGCGCGCACTTCAAGGAGATCGTGACCGCGATGCAGCGGTGGAGGGTGACCGGTGTGCCGGTCCTCGAAGAAGACGGCCGGGTGGCCGGGGTCGTCTCGCAGGCGGACCTCCCGGTCAAGGAGGAGTTCCATGGGCACGGCCCCGGCCTGATCGAGCAGGCGGGCCGCCTCGCGGACACCCGCAAGGCCGGTTCCACGCGGGCCGCGGACCTGATGACGTCCCCGGCCGTGACCATCGGCCCCGACGCCACGCTCCCCCAGGCCGCCCGTCTCATGGCCCACAGCCACGTGAAGCGGCTGCCCGTGGTCGACGGTACGGGCCGCCTGGTGGGGATCGTGAGCCGTGCCGATCTGCTCAAGGTGTTCCTGCGCTCCGACGACGAGCTCGCCGCGCAGATCCGTCGCGAGGTCGTCGTCCCGCTCTTCCCCGTCTCGCACCGGGCCATCCGTATCGACGTCGCCCACGGCATCGTCACGCTCCGCGGTGACGCCCGCGACAGCGGCCTGATCCCCACGGCGGCACGCCTCGTCCTTGGCGTCGAAGGCGTGGTGGACGTCAAGTACGAACTGTCGGCCTCACAGCACGCTTGCTGA